GAAGGCATGTATGGCTCCCACCTTGAAGGACGTGGCCGCGCTCGCCGGCGTCTCGATCAAGACCGTGTCGAACGTGGTGAACGGGTACGGCTTCGTCAAGGCCGAGAACCGGCGCCGGGTCGAGGAGGCCCTGAAGGCCACGGGGTACCGGCCCAACGTCGGGGCCCGCAACCTGCGGCGCGGCCGCACCGGCTGCATCGCCATGATCGTGCCCGAGCTCGGCGTGCCCTATTTCGGCGAGTTGGTGAGCCTGGTCATCACCGCCGCGGCCGATCGGGACTGGAACGTGCTGATCGAGCAGACCCAGGGCGTGCGCGAGCGGGAACGGGAAGCGCTGTCCGCGCTGGGGCCGCACATCGTCGACGGGGCGATCCTGAGTCCGGAGGCGCTCACCGCCGACGATCTGACGGCCGGCGATCCGGGCGTGCCCTTCGTCATCCTCGGCGAGCACTGGCTGCCGGCCTCGGCCGACCGCGTCGCGATCGACAACGTCGCCGCGGCCAGGGCTGCGGTGAGCCATCTGGCCGGGCTCGGACGGCGGCGGATCGCCGCGATCGGCACCAACCCGGCCCGCGGCACCGCGGCGCTGCGGTTGCGCGGATACCGGGAGGCGCTGGCCGAGGCCGGGCTGGAGTACCGCGAGGAACTGGTGGTGCCGGCGGCGAAGTACCACCGGCGCGACGGCGCGCAGGCGATGGCCGAGCTGCTCGACCTGCCGCAGCCGCCGGACGCGGTGTTCTGCTTCAACGACCTGCTCGCGATGGGCGCGCTGCGCACGGCCGCCGACCGCGGCCTGTGGGTGCCCGACGACGTGGCCGTCGCGGGGTTCGACAACATCGAGGAGGCGGCGTACGCCCACCCTCGGCTGACCACCGTCGCCCCGGACAAGCAGGCCATCGCCGAGACCGCGGTGGAGTTGCTCAGCAAGCGCACCGGCGGCGGGGACGGCCCGGAACCGCGAGACGTCGTCGCCCCGTTCCGGCTGGAAGTGCGGGGGAGTACCCGGCCGCGCGGGCCGATATCAGGGCCGCGTCCGTGATGCCAACGTTGTAAAAATCCCCGCGCGGCACTGCCGATTCCGCCCGGAGTTCCTTCGCGGAGGGGGTTTACAGGTAGGCCTCAGAGTGCTGTCATGATGCTGATTCGTTGAGGTCGCAGACCTTTGCACACCGACCGTCGGCCGACCCCACCGCCGGTGCGTCGGTTGCCGTTCCCAGGCACTGGTTCGGTTGATTTTTACAACGTTGTATTTATGACGGCCGGCTCATGCCCGTACGACGGCCCCACCTTCCTTGTCCCCGCCCGAAGGGAACGTCGCAGTGTTCGAAAGAGAACCGTATGCCTCCCGCCGAGACGTGTTCCGCTGGATCGGTGCCGCCGCGGCCGTCTCCGGCTCCGGTGTGTTCGCAGCCCTCGCTCCGGCCGGCAACGCCCAGGCGGCCGCCGCTCTCGCCGCCCCCGCCGCCTCAACCTTCACCCCGCTGCGCCCGCCCGCCGTGCCACTCGCGGTGCGCTCTCCGTACCTGAGCACCTGGCAGGCCGCGGACACGCTGGCCGGCACCTGGTCGACGTTCTGGAACGGCCACGTCAACGCCTTCTGCGGCATCGCCCGGATCGACGGCGCCGGATGGCTGTTCTGCGGCGCGCCGAGCTCCTCGATCGTGCCGAACACCATGACCCAGACCGCGCTCCAGGTCACCGCGACGCGTTCGATCTACACGTTCACCGGCGGCGGGGTCACCCTGACGGTGACCTTCTTCTCGCCGGTGGACCTGAACAACCTGCAACGCCAGTGTGTGCCGTTCAGCTACGTGAGCATGCAGGCCGTCTCGAACGACGGCCGGACCCACAGCGTCCAGCTGCACCTGGACATCTCCGCCGAGTGGACGCACGGGGACGTGACACAGCAGGTGACCTGGTCGCAGCAGACCACCCGCGCGGGCAACCCGGCCCTGGGCTTCGCCCCGGCGAGCCCGTCGGTCCTGGCCGAATACGGGGACCAGGCGTCCTGGGGCACCTCGGTACTGGCCACCTCTGGCGGCACCGGGGTGAGCTGGCAGATCGGTGCGGACACTGTGGTGCGCGCGCAGGCCGTGTCGCAGGGGTCGCTGACCGGCACCTCGGATTCCAACCAGCCGCGGGCGATCGACAACAACTGGCCGGTGCTCGGCCTGACCAAGGACCTCGGCACGGTCTCGGCGTCCCCTTCGGCGCCCTTCCACCTCGCCGTCGGCCATGTGCGCAACCCCGGCCTGAGCTACCTCGGGACGAACCTGCCGCCGTGGTGGACGACGTACTGGGGGCCGTGGACCGACATGGTCGACTGGTTCCTGGCCGACCACGACCCGGCGCTGACGGCGGCCACCGCGCTGGAGACGCAGATCCAGAACGACGCCACCGCGGCGGTCGGCGGCGGAAGCGTCGGCACCGACTACGCGGCGCTGTGCGCGCTGGCCCTGCGGCAGGCGGTCGGCGGGACGGAGCTGGTGAACCGCAACGGCGCGCCGTGGGCGTTCCTGAAGGAGATCTCCTCCGACGGCAACGTCTCCACGATCGACGTCACCTATCCGGCGTTCCCGGTGTTCGCCTACCTGTCGCCGTCCTACTTCCAGCTGCTCCTGGAACCGATCCTCGAGTACTGCGAACACGGCGGCTGGCCGAAGACCTTCGCCGTGCACGACCTGGGCTCCAGCTATCCGAACGCCGCCGGGCACAACGACGGCAACGAGGAGGACATGCCGGTCGAGGAGTCCGCCAACATGCTGATCATGACGGCGGCGCTGCTCCAGCGGCTGCCCGCGGCCGGCGCGGCGTCCTTCGCGCAGGCGCACTACGGGATCTTGAAGCAGTGGGCCGACTACCTGGTCGGCAACGCCCTGGACCCGGCGAACCAGAACCAGACCGACGACTTCACCGGGTTCATCGCGCACAGCGCGAACCTCGCGCTCAAGGGCATCATCGGCATCGGGGCGATGGGGGTCGTCGCGGGCTTGGCCGGAAACGCTTCCGATCAGGCCTCCTACACCTCCACAGCCCGGTCCTACATCAGCCAGTGGGTGAGCAAGGGCGAGGACCCGGCGTACACCAACCTGGACCTGGCCTACGGTTCGGCGAACACCTGGAGTCTGAAGTACAACGGCTTCCCGGACCAGGTGCTCGGCCTGGACCTGGTGCCGTTGGGCATCGCCGCCCAGGAGGCCGGCTGGTACCAGCAGCACGCCGGGACCTACGGCGTGCTGCTGGACCCCCGCAACGACTACACCAAGGCCGACTGGGAGCTGTGGACCGCGGCGTGGCTCCGCGACCAGGGTGCCATCCGGGACACGCTGATCACCGGCGTCTACGGCTTCGTGAACAGCTCGCCGCAGCGGGTGCCCTTCTCGGACTGGTACGTCGTGGCCAGCGGGGCGCAGCAGGGCTTCCAGAACCGGCCGGTCGTGGGCGGCATGTTCTCACTGGTCGTACCACGAGCGCCCAGCACCACGTCCTGGCAGCGGATCCAGAACAGCAACAGCGGCAAGCTGCTGGCCGTCTCCACCATGTCCCTGGCCGACTCGGCGAACGTCACGCAGTGGTCCGACAACGGCACTGTGGACCACGTGTGGACCGTGATCCACAATCCCGACGGCACCGTCCGGATCCAGAACCGCAACAGCGGCCGGGTGCTGGCGGTGAACAACCAGAGCCTGGACGACGGCGCCTTCGTCCAGCAGTACCAGGACAACGGCACGCCGGACCACCTGTGGCAGCTCATCGACGCCGGCGGCGGATGGTTCAAGATCCAGAACGTGCACAGCGGGAAGGTGATGGCGGTGTCCGGTGCCTCGACCGCCGACGGGGCCCAGGTGACGCAGTGGTCGGACAACGGGACCTCCGATCATCTGTGGCGCTTCATCTAAAGATGCGGCGTTTCATTTGAGGATGTGGGTTTCATCTGAGAACGGAGTCCACGGTGTGGCTGGCGGTGACCTTCGACTCGCCAGCCACTCCAGCTGTCACCCGATGACGTGGACCGTCCAGTACTGGGGGTCGGGCCCGAGCAGGGTGATGCGGTCGAGCAGGCCCTGCACGCCGCCGGAAGCGGCCAGGGCGGGCGGTTCGGGGCCGGTGAAATCGATGCAGACCTGGAGTCCGCGGTCGGTCTTGCACGCTGATCGCAGGTCCGGGGCGACAGTGTCCCGATTGTTCTGGGCGTCCTTAGCGCCCTTAGTGTCCTTCGGCCCGATGTGGATGTTGAGGTTCGTGGTCTGCTTCTGGGGGTCGGGGGCGGATATGAACATCAGGTCCAGGCTCCATGCGGCGCCGGAGTGGGCCCAGGAGCCGTGGAGCATGTTGCCGCCGGCGATCGGGAAGCCACTCGGGAGGTCCTGGATGTGGAGCGGCAGCGGTAGGGGCTTGTCGCCGATGGTCACTCCGGCGGCGATGCGGATCTGCTCGTCCTTCTGCTGCGCCGTCAGTGTTCCGGTGCCCTGGGTGTCGCCGCTGAGGTCCACCCAGGCGCCGCCGACCTGCCATTCCAGGGCGGCCCGGCCGGGGACGGTGTCGGCGCTCGGGGCCGTGCCACTTCGGATGGGGGTCCAGATCCAGAAGGCGGGGTTCCCGTTGACGGCCGGCGCGCTGACCTTCTGCGCCTTGCCGCCGCCGCTGTGGATCGTCGATGCGGGTTCCTGCTTGGAGACGGTCAGCCACATGGGGCCGGGAGTGCCGCTGCCGGCCTGGCCGGTGGCCACGGCGGCCTCGGTGTCGCCGGCGCCGGACTGATAGCTGACGCCGGTGACCCAGGTCGGCAGCCAGCCGAAGGCGGCGTGCTGTTCGACGGGATCCCACCCGGCTGCGAACACCGGTGGCGGCCCGTTCGGGGTCGTGGTCGTGGTCGGGGTTGTGGCCGGTGGGGCCGGCGTGGCCCGGAGTCCGAAGCCGCCGCTCAGCATCGCTGCGAGGGCTGCGGCCACGCCGACCACAGCGGTCGCGCCCGCCGCGCGCTGCCGGTGCCGTCGCTGGGCCCGCCCGCGGAGCGTGGCTGCCGTCGGCGGCCTGGTTGCCTCCGCGAAGCGCGCGGAGCCGGTCTGGAGAATGGAGTCGAAGTCCTCAGGCATGGCCGGATGCCTCCTTGGCGAACGACGGGAAGGTGGGGACGGCGTCGGACAGGTGCGGCGCCAATGCCTGCCGCCCCCGGGACAGCCGGGCCTTCACCGTCCCGACCGGCACTTCGGTCTCCAGCGCTATCTGCTCCACCGACAGCCCGACCAGGTGGTGGAGCACCACCGCCTGACGCTGGTGCGGGTTGATCTGCCGCAGTGCCGCGATGATCGCGACATAGTCCGGATTGGCCCCGGGATCCGGCTCCGGTGGCCCGTGCCGCCGGTGCGCGGTCGCCCTGTTGACCGCCTTCCGCCACGCGCTGACCCTGATCCGGAAGGCGACAGCGCGAACCCAGCCCTCCGGATCGGCATAGCCGGAGACCTTCCCCCAGTTCTGCCACGCCCGCGTGTAGGCCTCCTGCACGAGGTCCTCGGCCTCGGCCCGGCTGCCGGTCATCGCATAGAGGTGACTGGTCACCCTCCGGACGCTGCCCGCATAGAAGGCATCGAACTCGCTCGGATCCCGCATACCGCTCCCCATCGGATCGACTTTCGGCGGAGAGCAGTTTGCTTCCCGAGAGCTAGTCACGCCTGAGCAGGCGGCTGGTTGCGTCCCTTCTGTCGTCCCTTCTGTCGTCCCTTCAGTTGTCCCTTCTGACTTCGAACAGCCGACTGCCGGCCACTGCCGGACGAGCGCGTAGGCTTCACAGGACTTGACCTGTTGTCGGGTCGAGACCGATTCGTCTGTGAGCTGGGAGACACGTGCGGCAAGGACGGCCCGTGGGGCGCTCATGGAATGATCCACTGCCGATGGCGGCCTCCGCGCGCCCGGCAGGCTTCGGTGCTGCTCCCGGCCGGGGACAAAGCCGCTTGTTCCGGCTGCGGGGACTGTTCACGTGATCGACTTCCGGTACCACGTCGTCTCCATCGTCGCGGTCTTCCTGGCCCTCACCGTCGGGCTGGTCATCGGCTCTTCGTACCTGAGCAAGGTCGCCTATGACGAGCTGAACAACCAGCTGTCCTCGCTGCGCGGCCAGAACCAGACCCTGCACGGCACCCAGAACGAGCTCGGCGCCCAGGTCCGCGACCGGGACAGCCTCATCGCCGCGCTCGGGCCGGACGCCGTGTCCGGCAAGCTCGTCGGCCACTCGGTGGCCGTGGTGATGCTGCCCGGCGCCGACAGCTCCAGCGGCGACGCGATGGCCGACCTGCTGGGCAAGGCCGGCGCCCAGGTCACCGGGGAGGTGACGCTGAAGTCGGCGCTGTTGGACCCCGGCCAGGCCGGCAAGCTGGCCGCGGCGGCCTCGAAGCTCCCGTCCTCCGAGCGCGGGGGAGAGCAGCTGCCGGCGCCGTCCTCCTCCGCCAGCGGCGCGACCCCCTCGCCGGTCATCGCCCTGGCCGACATCGCCGGCGCGGTGGTGCACCGGATACCGGCCGCCTCGACCGGCGCCGGTGAGCAGACGATCACCGACCAGGCGTCCCAGGACGTGCTCACCGCCTACAGCAACGCCGGTTTCCTGGACGTGAAGGCGGCCGGCGCCACCTCCGCGGACCTGGTGGTGGTCCTGGCCCCGTCGGCCCCGTCCTCCGGCTCCGCGGCCAACGACGCCGCCGACGGGCTCTACCTGGGCTTCCTCAAGGACCTGACCGGCGGCGGCCGCTCCCTGGGCGCGGTCCTGGCCGGACCGGCGTCCTCGGCCGCTTCGCCGGGCCTGCTGGCCGCCGCGCTGAAGGACAGCTGGGTGTCGAAGAACGTGTCGACGGCCGACACCGCCGACCAGGCCTCCGGGCGCATCATCACGGTGTTCGCCCTCGCCGAGGCCGCCGGGGGCAAGACCGGGCACTACGGACTCACCGGGACGGCCGACGGGCCGCTGCCGGACCTGCACTGAGCGGCGGGCCGCCGGGATGGGGCGAGGGTTGTCAGGCGGATCGATCGCCGGTGCCGGCCGGGCTGATGCGGTGGCCGGGTTGGTCGGATCAGTCGGATCGGTGGCCGGGTTGGTCGGATCAGTCGAATCGGCCGGATCGGTGGCCGGTGCTGGCCGGTCAGCCGCCCCGGCGGGTAGGTTGCCGAGCGTGTTCATCAGTGCGAACCGCGCCGGCGCGCGTCGTTCGGCCTCCCGCACGCTGGGAGCGGGTAGCGTCGAGCGGGTGGTCGGTGTGGGCGGAGTCGTGACGGCCGCCGCCCTCGGCGGGGGAGCGGCCGTCGGTGCGTATCGTCTGCTGAACGCGCGGCCTCCCGGCGGCCGGGAGCGTTGGGTTCGTAAGAACAATCGCGGCCGCGAGGTCACCCTTCTCGAAGGTCCCGCCGTCACGCTCGGCATCGCCGCGGCGTCCCTGCTGGCTCCGGGCCTGCCCGCCCGGCTGCGCCTGGCCGGCTGCGGCGCGGCCCTGGGCGCCGGCGCCGTCGGCCTCTACGACGACCTGAACGAGCGCGGCGCCGCCAAGGGCTTCCGGGGCCACCTGTCCGCCCTGGCGCGCGGCGAGGTCACCACCGGGGCCGTCAAGATCCTCGGTATCGGCGCGACCGGTCTGGCCGCCGGTGCGCTCGTGCGCCGCGATCCGCTCGACCGGGTTCTGGCCGGTCTTGTCGTCGCCGGGGCCGCGAATGTCGTGAACCTGTTCGACCTGCGTCCCGGACGGGCCACCAAGGCCGCGGTGCTCGGCGCCGCCGGCGGCGTGCTGCGGGAATCCCCAGGCGGACTCCTCACGGCGGCGGCACTCGGTGCCGCCGCCGCACTGCTGCCCGAGGACCTCGGCGAGCAGGCGATGCTCGGCGACTG
The DNA window shown above is from Catenulispora sp. MAP5-51 and carries:
- a CDS encoding LacI family DNA-binding transcriptional regulator, with amino-acid sequence MAPTLKDVAALAGVSIKTVSNVVNGYGFVKAENRRRVEEALKATGYRPNVGARNLRRGRTGCIAMIVPELGVPYFGELVSLVITAAADRDWNVLIEQTQGVREREREALSALGPHIVDGAILSPEALTADDLTAGDPGVPFVILGEHWLPASADRVAIDNVAAARAAVSHLAGLGRRRIAAIGTNPARGTAALRLRGYREALAEAGLEYREELVVPAAKYHRRDGAQAMAELLDLPQPPDAVFCFNDLLAMGALRTAADRGLWVPDDVAVAGFDNIEEAAYAHPRLTTVAPDKQAIAETAVELLSKRTGGGDGPEPRDVVAPFRLEVRGSTRPRGPISGPRP
- a CDS encoding DUF5127 domain-containing protein, whose product is MFEREPYASRRDVFRWIGAAAAVSGSGVFAALAPAGNAQAAAALAAPAASTFTPLRPPAVPLAVRSPYLSTWQAADTLAGTWSTFWNGHVNAFCGIARIDGAGWLFCGAPSSSIVPNTMTQTALQVTATRSIYTFTGGGVTLTVTFFSPVDLNNLQRQCVPFSYVSMQAVSNDGRTHSVQLHLDISAEWTHGDVTQQVTWSQQTTRAGNPALGFAPASPSVLAEYGDQASWGTSVLATSGGTGVSWQIGADTVVRAQAVSQGSLTGTSDSNQPRAIDNNWPVLGLTKDLGTVSASPSAPFHLAVGHVRNPGLSYLGTNLPPWWTTYWGPWTDMVDWFLADHDPALTAATALETQIQNDATAAVGGGSVGTDYAALCALALRQAVGGTELVNRNGAPWAFLKEISSDGNVSTIDVTYPAFPVFAYLSPSYFQLLLEPILEYCEHGGWPKTFAVHDLGSSYPNAAGHNDGNEEDMPVEESANMLIMTAALLQRLPAAGAASFAQAHYGILKQWADYLVGNALDPANQNQTDDFTGFIAHSANLALKGIIGIGAMGVVAGLAGNASDQASYTSTARSYISQWVSKGEDPAYTNLDLAYGSANTWSLKYNGFPDQVLGLDLVPLGIAAQEAGWYQQHAGTYGVLLDPRNDYTKADWELWTAAWLRDQGAIRDTLITGVYGFVNSSPQRVPFSDWYVVASGAQQGFQNRPVVGGMFSLVVPRAPSTTSWQRIQNSNSGKLLAVSTMSLADSANVTQWSDNGTVDHVWTVIHNPDGTVRIQNRNSGRVLAVNNQSLDDGAFVQQYQDNGTPDHLWQLIDAGGGWFKIQNVHSGKVMAVSGASTADGAQVTQWSDNGTSDHLWRFI
- a CDS encoding RNA polymerase sigma factor — protein: MRDPSEFDAFYAGSVRRVTSHLYAMTGSRAEAEDLVQEAYTRAWQNWGKVSGYADPEGWVRAVAFRIRVSAWRKAVNRATAHRRHGPPEPDPGANPDYVAIIAALRQINPHQRQAVVLHHLVGLSVEQIALETEVPVGTVKARLSRGRQALAPHLSDAVPTFPSFAKEASGHA
- a CDS encoding copper transporter; the encoded protein is MIDFRYHVVSIVAVFLALTVGLVIGSSYLSKVAYDELNNQLSSLRGQNQTLHGTQNELGAQVRDRDSLIAALGPDAVSGKLVGHSVAVVMLPGADSSSGDAMADLLGKAGAQVTGEVTLKSALLDPGQAGKLAAAASKLPSSERGGEQLPAPSSSASGATPSPVIALADIAGAVVHRIPAASTGAGEQTITDQASQDVLTAYSNAGFLDVKAAGATSADLVVVLAPSAPSSGSAANDAADGLYLGFLKDLTGGGRSLGAVLAGPASSAASPGLLAAALKDSWVSKNVSTADTADQASGRIITVFALAEAAGGKTGHYGLTGTADGPLPDLH